The proteins below come from a single Halobacteriovorax sp. DA5 genomic window:
- a CDS encoding NADPH-dependent FMN reductase gives MSDFLIVTSSDGMNLKMADKILELAQETGKSFEIVKLSDYKLPLYTAEEEKNGIPADGVKLTDKFIAAKGFVFLTPEYNGSVTPSFINAIAWISRSGGESWREAFVDKPAVLGTHSGGGGQYVIQAMQNQLSFIGLHIVGRKLLTNYSKQLNEDGARDALASLVKLA, from the coding sequence ATGAGTGATTTTTTAATCGTCACTTCAAGTGACGGAATGAACCTTAAGATGGCAGATAAGATTCTTGAGCTAGCACAAGAAACGGGGAAGTCATTTGAAATCGTAAAATTAAGTGACTATAAGTTACCTCTATATACAGCTGAAGAAGAAAAGAATGGAATCCCGGCCGACGGTGTAAAGCTTACTGATAAATTTATCGCTGCAAAAGGATTTGTTTTCTTAACTCCGGAGTACAATGGATCAGTTACTCCTTCATTTATTAATGCAATTGCATGGATATCTCGCTCAGGTGGTGAATCTTGGCGTGAGGCATTTGTTGATAAGCCAGCAGTATTAGGAACTCACTCTGGTGGCGGTGGTCAATACGTTATTCAGGCAATGCAAAATCAACTGTCATTTATTGGTCTACATATTGTTGGACGTAAACTTCTAACAAACTACAGTAAACAATTAAATGAAGATGGTGCAAGAGATGCACTAGCTAGCCTAGTAAAGCTTGCTTAA
- a CDS encoding serine protease has translation MNFSLALLAAVFTVNFSTMAIDKVVYGEDNRLDQFEVTDQNKLDAQMSTLAMIPKSKLTKKTENTYLADDSKIELCDGERFNKQVDVADCSGFLVEKDNKQYVVTAGHCMTSKADCYDNFWVFDYSKKSPKDDARTILEKNVYSCKRIVAQRLGRTSGEDFAVIELNREVTDRKPLEYRKRDEIQKGEQVYVIGHPSGLPSKVADGAFVRKANEWFSFSTNLDTFSGNSGSAVFNEKTGLVEGILVRGDQDYNYNPRKQCYEANNCHMNGCGGEDVFRITRILFLRDPVQD, from the coding sequence ATGAACTTTTCACTTGCCCTGCTAGCTGCTGTTTTTACTGTTAACTTTTCAACGATGGCCATTGATAAAGTTGTTTACGGTGAAGATAATCGCCTTGATCAATTCGAAGTAACGGATCAAAACAAATTAGATGCTCAAATGTCTACTTTAGCGATGATCCCTAAGTCTAAATTAACAAAAAAGACTGAAAACACTTACCTTGCTGATGATTCAAAAATTGAATTATGTGATGGTGAGAGATTTAATAAGCAAGTTGATGTTGCTGACTGTTCAGGCTTTCTAGTAGAAAAAGATAATAAGCAATATGTTGTAACTGCTGGTCACTGTATGACTTCAAAAGCAGACTGTTATGATAACTTTTGGGTATTTGATTATTCAAAAAAATCTCCAAAAGATGATGCTAGAACAATTCTAGAAAAAAATGTTTATAGCTGTAAGAGAATTGTTGCTCAAAGACTTGGACGCACAAGTGGTGAAGACTTTGCTGTTATCGAACTTAATCGTGAAGTAACTGATCGCAAGCCTCTTGAATATCGTAAAAGAGATGAAATCCAAAAAGGTGAACAAGTATATGTTATCGGTCACCCTTCTGGTCTACCATCTAAAGTTGCTGATGGTGCATTTGTTCGCAAGGCAAATGAATGGTTTAGCTTTTCAACTAACCTAGATACTTTTTCTGGAAACTCTGGTTCAGCAGTATTCAATGAAAAGACAGGTCTTGTTGAAGGAATCCTTGTTCGTGGTGATCAAGATTATAACTATAATCCAAGAAAACAGTGCTACGAAGCAAACAACTGTCACATGAACGGTTGCGGTGGAGAAGACGTTTTCAGAATCACAAGAATTCTATTCTTAAGAGATCCAGTTCAAGACTAA
- a CDS encoding succinylglutamate desuccinylase, whose product MNELNFLKLTRKNENGLAPKSFNSKFSEFEIHDTGIIEVTPKSIETDDTYIISCGIHGNETAPIEFTNEILEKIYNDELVLTSPTLIFFGNPRAMNIGERFSEYNLNRCFNGAYKKLSDNYEVRRAQVIEENCYNFVAKYKQKQLFHFDLHCALKKSEMERFALVPKSKDRKRDEEFNLALANMEVEASLFSHKESTVFSSFTFEKFNAFSATVELGKVYPFGKNPEGKFKAAQETIEKLLSSKELVQKPFPKAFSIYESINKEYDDFCFTFDEEESANFTPFKKGHHIFTQNNEEYKAPEDNLRMIFPNSKVILGQRALLLIKELE is encoded by the coding sequence ATGAATGAATTAAATTTCTTAAAGCTTACTCGAAAAAATGAAAATGGACTTGCACCAAAATCATTTAATTCTAAATTTAGTGAATTTGAAATTCATGACACGGGTATTATTGAAGTTACACCAAAGTCTATTGAGACAGATGATACTTATATTATTTCGTGTGGAATTCACGGAAATGAAACGGCCCCTATCGAATTTACTAATGAGATATTAGAGAAAATATACAATGACGAGCTCGTACTTACTTCACCTACCCTTATTTTCTTTGGTAATCCGAGAGCGATGAATATTGGTGAGCGTTTTAGTGAATATAATCTAAATCGCTGCTTTAACGGAGCCTATAAGAAATTATCTGATAATTATGAAGTAAGAAGAGCACAAGTGATTGAAGAAAATTGTTACAACTTCGTAGCAAAGTATAAACAAAAACAGCTCTTTCACTTTGACTTACATTGCGCCTTAAAGAAGAGTGAAATGGAGCGCTTTGCATTAGTGCCAAAGTCTAAAGATCGTAAACGAGATGAAGAGTTTAATCTGGCCCTGGCCAATATGGAAGTTGAAGCATCTCTATTTTCACATAAAGAGTCGACGGTCTTTAGTTCGTTTACTTTCGAAAAATTCAATGCTTTTAGTGCAACAGTTGAACTTGGAAAAGTGTATCCTTTTGGCAAAAATCCAGAAGGTAAATTTAAAGCAGCACAAGAAACTATTGAAAAACTTTTAAGTTCAAAAGAACTCGTACAGAAGCCTTTTCCTAAAGCTTTTTCAATCTATGAATCAATCAATAAAGAATATGATGACTTTTGTTTCACATTTGATGAAGAAGAGAGTGCAAATTTTACGCCTTTTAAAAAAGGACATCATATTTTTACCCAAAATAACGAAGAGTACAAAGCTCCGGAAGACAATTTACGAATGATTTTTCCAAACTCTAAGGTTATCTTAGGGCAAAGAGCATTATTACTTATAAAAGAATTAGAATAA
- a CDS encoding DMT family transporter → MKGIILLSIACAIWGLGFAGTRFTLTDYSPVWSNSLRYIFAGSFAFVILFFRNDFKKLAGNKKEVMGGLICSALLMMALQLQTVGIAMTTMAKAGFFTVFYAIITPIISVLFLGQRVRKTFWLLLSTSMLGIMMMNGMDFSNFNMGDIFVIASAVFFSLHIIATDRYANDVEAVRFNFLQCIFMGLMGLIFALIYEGPTSLSVLYTNSPFNFPSPLWGFLILSIFSSLIAFSLQITAQRSIPAHIVGLVFLSESIFAALFGYILFGETLDPTAIAGSVVIVISVALVPKFTNIKKDESESEELLENTGASSVVNDTRA, encoded by the coding sequence ATGAAAGGTATCATTTTATTAAGTATTGCTTGTGCAATCTGGGGTCTTGGCTTTGCTGGAACTCGATTTACACTAACTGACTATTCTCCTGTTTGGTCAAATTCACTACGCTATATCTTTGCTGGTTCATTTGCCTTCGTGATTTTATTTTTTAGAAATGATTTCAAAAAACTAGCGGGTAATAAAAAAGAAGTTATGGGTGGTCTAATTTGCTCTGCACTTCTTATGATGGCCCTTCAGCTCCAAACTGTTGGTATTGCCATGACAACAATGGCAAAGGCCGGCTTCTTTACTGTTTTCTACGCTATTATTACGCCGATTATCTCCGTTCTCTTTCTTGGTCAAAGAGTTCGTAAAACATTCTGGCTTCTACTATCAACTTCTATGCTTGGAATTATGATGATGAACGGAATGGACTTTAGTAATTTTAATATGGGAGATATTTTTGTTATTGCTTCGGCAGTCTTCTTCTCTCTTCATATTATTGCTACAGATCGCTACGCTAATGATGTTGAAGCTGTTCGCTTCAATTTTCTGCAGTGTATTTTTATGGGACTTATGGGCCTAATATTTGCTCTGATCTATGAAGGGCCAACTAGCTTATCTGTTCTTTATACAAACTCACCATTTAACTTCCCATCACCACTATGGGGATTCTTAATACTTTCGATCTTTTCTTCTTTGATTGCATTCTCGCTGCAAATAACGGCCCAAAGAAGTATCCCTGCTCACATTGTAGGATTAGTCTTCTTAAGTGAATCAATCTTTGCAGCTTTATTTGGTTATATTTTATTTGGGGAAACGCTAGATCCTACAGCGATTGCTGGATCGGTGGTTATTGTTATATCTGTCGCACTTGTTCCAAAATTTACTAATATTAAAAAAGATGAAAGTGAATCTGAAGAATTATTAGAAAATACCGGGGCATCGTCTGTTGTCAACGATACCCGAGCATAA
- a CDS encoding TerB family tellurite resistance protein, which yields MNDERKVIISCICGLLARIAYSDFHVSQSEKTKMQKIITGMTQLNSQEAELITEYSIEKMKELSGLDTRSYCKPLVDIMSQQERYQVLKALFAIAAADGEVDNVESNEISYIANALVLEKKYFLSAQADVKEYLKTFQV from the coding sequence GGATTACTTGCTCGTATTGCCTACTCTGATTTTCACGTTAGTCAGAGTGAGAAAACGAAAATGCAAAAGATCATTACAGGAATGACTCAATTAAACTCGCAAGAAGCTGAGTTAATAACTGAATACTCAATTGAAAAAATGAAAGAACTCTCGGGCCTTGATACGAGAAGTTACTGTAAGCCTCTTGTGGATATCATGTCTCAACAAGAGCGCTACCAAGTCCTAAAGGCCCTCTTTGCAATTGCTGCAGCTGACGGTGAAGTTGATAATGTTGAATCAAATGAGATTAGCTATATTGCCAATGCACTCGTTCTAGAAAAGAAATATTTCTTAAGCGCGCAAGCGGATGTGAAAGAGTATTTAAAAACTTTTCAAGTTTAA
- a CDS encoding FxsA family protein, with translation MFPILVMLFTVIPAIEIYLLFSIGGQIGGGNTFLLVLITGVIGAALAKSQGAALLAKIQGELSQGRVPANSFIHGLLVFGGGLLLLTPGFLTDVLGLSMVLPLTRHLWLIYLKKFFMSSIESGNVQFYSFKNGGGFSSYSGNAYNAQARHEGTKNGPIQIDENTFEVDYEKK, from the coding sequence ATGTTTCCAATATTAGTAATGTTATTCACAGTTATTCCAGCAATTGAGATTTACCTACTCTTTTCGATAGGTGGTCAAATTGGTGGAGGAAATACTTTTCTACTCGTTCTGATTACAGGTGTAATTGGAGCAGCACTGGCAAAGTCACAAGGAGCGGCCCTTCTCGCAAAAATTCAAGGAGAACTTTCTCAGGGGCGAGTTCCAGCAAATAGTTTTATCCATGGACTACTTGTCTTTGGTGGTGGGCTACTGCTCTTAACTCCGGGTTTTTTAACAGATGTTCTAGGCCTTTCAATGGTACTTCCGTTAACTCGCCATCTTTGGCTGATCTACCTAAAGAAGTTCTTTATGAGTTCAATCGAAAGTGGCAATGTTCAATTCTATTCATTTAAAAATGGTGGTGGTTTCTCGTCATATTCTGGCAACGCCTATAATGCTCAGGCCCGTCATGAGGGGACTAAAAATGGCCCTATTCAAATTGATGAGAACACATTTGAAGTTGATTACGAAAAGAAGTAA
- a CDS encoding urocanate hydratase, with product MSTNSFKEAILEGIPKTLPKYKKYEEDINHAPKRKQILSQEEEKLALRNALRYFPSELHAELLPEFKEELEKYGRIYMYRYRPDYKIHARSIEEYPHKSKQAAAIMLMLSNNLDYAVAQHPHELITYGGNGGVFSNWAQYLLTMQYLATMTDEQTLVLYSGHPAGLFPSHKDAPRVVVTNGMMIPNYSKPDDWEKFNALGVTQYGQMTAGSFMYIGPQGIVHGTTITVLNALRKISKEAITETAGKVFVTAGLGGMSGAQPKAAVIAGCIGVVAEVNPKAVKTRHEQGWVDEVFTDLDEIIARIKKAQENKEAVSLAYQGNIINLWEKIAESDLHIDIGSDQTSLHNPWAGGYYPADLSFEESNEMMASNPEQFKKEVQKSLVRHVNAVNKLADKGMYFFDYGNAFLLEASRAGADIMKEGSTEDFKYPSYVQDIMGPMCFDYGFGPFRWVCTSSTQEDLDLTDELATQVLEKLMQESPSEITQQMQDNITWIKGAKENDLVVGSKARILYADSDGRIEIALAFNKALREGKLKAPVVLGRDHHDVSGTDSPFRETSNIYDGSRFTADMAVQNFVGDSFRGATWISLHNGGGVGWGEVINGGFGMVLDGSKDCDRRIKSMLFWDVNNGINRRSWARNEGATFAIKRAMEKEPLLKVTLPNLVDDSLL from the coding sequence ATGAGTACTAATAGTTTTAAAGAAGCTATATTAGAGGGTATTCCTAAGACTTTACCAAAATATAAGAAATATGAAGAGGATATTAACCACGCTCCAAAACGTAAACAAATTCTATCTCAAGAAGAAGAAAAGCTAGCGTTAAGAAATGCACTTCGCTATTTTCCAAGTGAGCTTCATGCTGAACTACTTCCAGAATTTAAAGAAGAATTAGAAAAATACGGCCGTATCTATATGTATCGATACCGCCCTGATTATAAAATTCACGCACGCTCAATTGAAGAATATCCACATAAGTCAAAACAAGCAGCGGCCATTATGCTGATGCTTTCAAATAACCTTGATTACGCTGTTGCTCAACACCCGCACGAGTTAATTACTTATGGTGGAAACGGCGGCGTTTTTTCAAACTGGGCGCAATATCTATTAACGATGCAATACCTTGCAACAATGACTGATGAACAAACGCTTGTTCTCTACTCTGGTCATCCAGCAGGATTATTTCCATCGCACAAAGATGCACCAAGAGTTGTTGTCACAAACGGGATGATGATTCCTAATTACTCTAAGCCAGATGACTGGGAAAAGTTTAATGCATTAGGAGTAACTCAATACGGACAAATGACTGCTGGGTCATTCATGTATATTGGGCCACAAGGAATTGTTCACGGAACAACAATTACTGTACTCAATGCTCTAAGAAAAATTTCCAAAGAAGCTATTACTGAAACGGCCGGAAAAGTTTTTGTTACAGCAGGACTTGGTGGAATGTCGGGAGCACAACCAAAAGCTGCGGTTATTGCAGGTTGTATTGGTGTAGTTGCTGAAGTAAATCCAAAAGCTGTTAAGACAAGACATGAGCAAGGATGGGTTGATGAAGTTTTCACTGACCTAGACGAAATCATTGCTCGCATTAAGAAAGCTCAAGAAAATAAAGAAGCTGTCTCTCTTGCTTACCAAGGTAATATTATTAACCTATGGGAGAAGATTGCAGAAAGTGATCTGCATATTGACATTGGTTCTGACCAAACTTCTCTTCACAATCCATGGGCCGGTGGTTACTACCCAGCGGATCTTTCATTTGAAGAATCAAATGAGATGATGGCAAGTAACCCTGAACAATTTAAGAAAGAAGTTCAAAAAAGTTTAGTGAGACATGTAAATGCAGTTAATAAACTTGCAGACAAAGGAATGTACTTCTTCGATTATGGAAACGCATTTTTACTAGAAGCATCTCGCGCAGGTGCTGATATTATGAAAGAAGGAAGTACTGAAGACTTCAAGTATCCTTCATATGTTCAAGATATTATGGGGCCAATGTGCTTTGATTACGGCTTTGGACCATTTAGATGGGTTTGTACATCAAGCACACAAGAAGATCTTGATCTAACTGATGAACTTGCAACACAAGTTCTAGAAAAACTAATGCAAGAGTCTCCAAGTGAAATCACGCAACAGATGCAAGATAATATCACGTGGATTAAAGGTGCAAAAGAGAACGACCTAGTTGTTGGCTCAAAAGCACGTATTCTTTATGCTGATAGTGATGGAAGAATTGAAATCGCTCTTGCTTTCAACAAAGCACTTCGCGAAGGAAAACTAAAAGCACCAGTTGTTCTTGGCCGCGATCATCACGATGTATCAGGAACAGATTCTCCTTTTAGAGAAACATCAAATATCTACGATGGCTCACGATTTACTGCTGATATGGCTGTACAAAACTTCGTTGGTGACTCATTTAGAGGAGCTACTTGGATTTCACTTCACAACGGCGGTGGTGTCGGTTGGGGTGAAGTAATTAATGGTGGCTTTGGAATGGTTCTCGATGGAAGTAAAGATTGTGATCGTCGAATCAAGTCGATGCTTTTTTGGGATGTAAACAATGGGATTAATCGTAGAAGTTGGGCCCGTAATGAAGGTGCAACTTTTGCAATTAAAAGGGCCATGGAAAAAGAGCCTCTTTTAAAAGTAACGCTTCCAAATTTAGTTGATGATTCTTTATTATAA
- a CDS encoding SH3 domain-containing protein yields the protein MKESVDSKRNLENSLKKAAQFMNDDFQGNFNFSSLLEKNEKKASSGPISNLLQSTTQTVIASDVETHVANINREDKKDNLYKKIEDLERRFETKEVNEKFERLESLLQSIIINQKNVREQIEMKPAQEADSSNRQKDQKPLYIAASIIATSLLVSAMIFKSEPKTQVITKELVKPVVAAVEKKYHTPVKYLNLRAIPSTKGEKLEVVAPNTRVEIIKTDGDWVQIEFKNYLKGSTHKGWVYDSKNLKSI from the coding sequence ATGAAAGAGAGTGTTGATTCTAAGAGAAATCTAGAAAACTCGTTAAAAAAAGCCGCACAATTTATGAATGATGATTTTCAAGGGAATTTCAACTTTTCAAGTCTGCTTGAAAAGAATGAGAAGAAAGCATCAAGTGGCCCTATTTCTAATCTATTACAATCCACAACACAAACGGTAATCGCTTCAGATGTTGAAACTCATGTAGCTAATATAAATAGAGAAGATAAGAAAGATAATCTCTATAAAAAGATCGAAGACCTAGAAAGAAGATTCGAAACAAAAGAAGTAAATGAAAAATTTGAAAGACTTGAGTCGCTTCTTCAATCTATTATCATTAATCAAAAGAATGTTCGTGAACAAATTGAGATGAAACCAGCTCAAGAAGCTGATTCTTCAAATCGCCAAAAAGATCAAAAGCCCCTTTATATAGCGGCTTCAATCATTGCGACTTCGCTATTGGTTAGTGCAATGATCTTTAAGTCTGAACCAAAGACACAAGTTATTACCAAAGAGCTAGTTAAGCCAGTAGTAGCAGCTGTTGAAAAAAAATATCATACGCCAGTTAAGTATCTTAACCTTAGAGCAATCCCAAGCACAAAAGGTGAAAAACTAGAGGTTGTCGCACCAAATACACGCGTAGAAATCATAAAAACTGATGGTGATTGGGTTCAAATTGAATTCAAAAACTATCTTAAAGGCTCAACTCATAAAGGTTGGGTTTACGATTCAAAGAATTTAAAATCTATTTAA
- the ilvA gene encoding threonine ammonia-lyase, producing MTTTNVTLSDIQDARLAIENRIIKTPLTYSTTLSEKFDCQVYLKLENLQLTGAYKIRGALNRLSKLTKEEKDKGVIASSAGNHAQGVALAAKQLGIQATIVMPESTPLAKIQGTKKFGAEVILHGNFYDDAYQKALEIQRESGQVFIHPFNDKDIIAGQGTIGLEIFDELPDVDLVAIPIGGGGLISGISTALKESGSRAKIVGVEAVEMPAMKTSIEQGKIVTIDKRKTIADGIAVTTVLENTFNTVKKYVDEIVTVKETEISHAIVTLLEYEKVLCEGAGATSVAALLYDQFKDIKGKTVVLVVSGGNIDLNILDRIIERGLITSGRSCSIIVNVPDTPGTIAKISNIIGSKQANILEIHHNRAFTTSVLGETEVEFSLETRGHLHIKEIVDELTSMGFSAKRV from the coding sequence ATGACAACAACCAATGTAACGCTAAGTGATATTCAAGATGCAAGACTTGCAATTGAAAATCGTATTATAAAAACACCACTAACCTACTCGACAACTTTAAGTGAGAAGTTTGATTGTCAGGTTTATTTGAAGCTAGAAAATCTACAGTTAACTGGAGCCTATAAAATCAGAGGGGCCCTTAATCGTCTATCTAAGCTTACAAAAGAAGAAAAAGATAAGGGAGTCATCGCATCTTCAGCAGGAAATCATGCTCAAGGTGTTGCTCTTGCGGCAAAACAGCTTGGGATTCAAGCAACAATTGTTATGCCAGAGTCCACTCCTCTTGCAAAAATTCAAGGAACAAAGAAATTTGGTGCTGAGGTTATCTTACACGGAAATTTCTATGATGATGCTTATCAAAAGGCCTTGGAGATTCAAAGAGAATCCGGCCAGGTCTTCATCCACCCTTTCAATGATAAAGATATTATCGCAGGACAAGGAACTATCGGTTTAGAGATTTTTGATGAACTACCAGATGTTGATCTTGTAGCCATTCCAATTGGAGGAGGTGGACTGATCTCGGGAATCTCAACCGCCCTTAAAGAAAGTGGTAGCCGAGCAAAAATTGTGGGCGTTGAAGCAGTTGAAATGCCAGCAATGAAAACATCAATTGAACAAGGTAAAATTGTTACAATTGATAAGAGAAAAACAATTGCTGATGGTATTGCTGTAACGACAGTTCTTGAAAATACATTTAATACTGTAAAAAAATATGTAGATGAAATTGTAACGGTTAAAGAAACCGAAATTTCACATGCTATTGTTACACTCCTTGAGTATGAGAAGGTTCTTTGCGAAGGTGCTGGTGCAACTTCAGTAGCGGCCCTTTTATATGATCAATTCAAGGATATTAAAGGTAAAACAGTTGTCCTCGTCGTAAGCGGCGGAAATATTGATTTAAATATCTTAGATCGAATTATCGAAAGAGGTCTTATAACTTCTGGACGCTCATGTTCGATTATTGTCAATGTTCCAGATACGCCAGGAACAATTGCTAAAATTTCTAATATTATTGGTTCTAAACAAGCTAATATTCTTGAAATTCACCACAATAGAGCATTTACGACTAGTGTACTTGGAGAAACAGAAGTTGAGTTTTCACTAGAAACCAGAGGGCATCTTCATATAAAAGAAATTGTTGATGAACTAACCTCAATGGGCTTTAGTGCAAAGAGAGTCTAG
- a CDS encoding CarD family transcriptional regulator, with product MPKLEIGQEVVSINFGVGVITEIKDMSGSEFYIIESSQGRSTTMIPTVKKDAFRPLSSPTELEETLDKLSQDREIRQFDSKKDRINFFKSNIQKQDIETFIDNIQQLLQITDKGSAESKYLEMLLENLTVEVGAVFNEDINQAKERVNSCLDGKFSF from the coding sequence ATGCCAAAATTAGAAATAGGACAAGAGGTAGTATCGATTAACTTTGGAGTTGGCGTAATTACTGAAATCAAGGATATGAGCGGTTCAGAATTTTATATTATTGAATCATCTCAAGGTCGATCAACAACAATGATTCCAACTGTTAAGAAGGATGCGTTTAGACCATTGAGTAGTCCAACAGAATTAGAAGAAACTCTCGATAAGCTTTCGCAAGACAGAGAGATTAGGCAGTTTGATTCTAAAAAGGATCGAATTAATTTCTTTAAATCAAATATTCAAAAACAAGATATTGAAACGTTCATTGATAATATCCAACAATTACTTCAGATAACGGACAAAGGCTCGGCCGAATCAAAGTATTTAGAAATGCTTTTAGAGAATTTAACTGTGGAAGTTGGGGCAGTCTTTAACGAAGATATCAACCAAGCAAAAGAACGAGTGAACTCTTGCTTGGATGGTAAATTTAGTTTTTAA